From the genome of Triticum aestivum cultivar Chinese Spring chromosome 3B, IWGSC CS RefSeq v2.1, whole genome shotgun sequence, one region includes:
- the LOC123070717 gene encoding stress response protein NST1: MQLNEGGLKLLSRNNDTNIIREVVREGYKYLMFYLDHEDNYGGGGWDDAVSNPFTRQREENIVEPSFVVPEENRSEVMYTGDSTCEGTSSGSRRSRRAVVEEEDDEGSWSDSDDSDYNPEELVDSDYDLQDGDEDLVMDESHVADDEKKGKRKGKQVAEDDNSEDEKLEMPESDDEEMKFKFNHFTEEDLHEPKFHVGQVFSSIELIRKAIREYSCKERLGITFGKRKEEAVAKKLEKEEKRKALLQQKQLDAEEKRKAVEERKQKAQQEKEAKKALADAKSKLYKLKRNRPRKKKIRELQSEQELQSRRENMLKMRIDMKKRNFC, from the coding sequence ATGCAATTGAATGAAGGTGGGCTGAAGTTGTTGTCGAGGAACAATGACACAAACATTATTAGGGAAGTGGTCAGAGAGGGGTACAAATATCTCATGTTTTACCTGGATCATGAGGACAactatggtggaggaggatgggatGATGCGGTTTCAAACCCTTTTACTCGTCAGAGAGAGGAAAATATCGTTGAGCCTAGCTTTGTTGTCCCAGAGGAGAATAGAAGTGAGGTAATGTATACAGGTGATAGCACTTGTGAAGGAACAAGTAGTGGCAGTAGAAGAAGCAGAAGAGCAGTCgtagaggaggaagatgacgaagGCTCTTGGTCAGATAGTGATGACTCTGATTATAATCCGGAAGAGCTTGTGGACAGTGACTATGACCTGCAGGATGGGGATGAGGATTTGGTGATGGATGAGTCACATGTTGCTGATGATGAGAAGAAGGGTAAAAGGAAAGGGAAGCAGGTAGCTGAAGATGACAATTCTGAAGATGAAAAGCTTGAAATGCCAGAGTCAGATGACGAGGAAATGAAGTTTAAGTTCAATCATTTCACAGAAGAAGATTTGCATGAGCCGAAGTTTCATGTTGGGCAGGTATTCTCGTCAATAGAATTGATTAGGAAGGCAATTAGGGAGTACAGTTGCAAGGAGAGACTTGGCATAACATTTGGAAAGAGGAAAGAGGAAGCGGTGGCAAAAAAGCTGGAGAAAGAGGAGAAACGGAAAGCTTTGTTGCAACAAAAACAATTGGATGctgaagaaaaaagaaaagcagTCGAGGAAAGAAAGCAAAAGGCACAACAGGAAAAAGAAGCAAAAAAAGCCCTGGCAGATGCCAAAAGCAAGCTATACAAGCTAAAAAGAAACAGGCCGaggaagaaaaaaataagagagttGCAGAGCGAACAAGAATTGCAGAGCAGAAGAGAAAACATGTTGAAGATGCGCATAGATATGAAGAAGCGCAATTTCTGTTAA